The following proteins are encoded in a genomic region of Aptenodytes patagonicus chromosome 13, bAptPat1.pri.cur, whole genome shotgun sequence:
- the GRAP gene encoding GRB2-related adapter protein isoform X3 produces MESVALYSFQATEKDELPFQKGDTLKILNMEDDQNWYKAELYGCEGFVPKNYIKVKPHPWYVGRISRHLAEERLLKRKHLGAFLIRDSESAPGEFSISVNYGQHVQHFKVLRERNGKYFLWEEKFNSLNELVDFYRTTTIAKKQQIFLWDEDQTQEVPRPKFVQAQFDFSAHDGSQLPFLRGDIIEVLDYPDPNWWQGKIYGRVGLFPRNYVHPIHK; encoded by the exons ATGGAGTCGGTGGCACTGTACAGCTTCCAGGCGACGGAGAAGGATGAGCTGCCTTTTCAGAAAGGGGACACCCTGAAG ATCCTCAACATGGAAGATGACCAGAACTGGTACAAGGCCGAGCTGTACGGCTGCGAGGGCTTCGTCCCCAAAAACTACATCAAGGTCAAGCCACACCC GTGGTACGTGGGCAGGATCTCCCGGCACCTGGCAGAGGAGCGGCTCCTCAAGCGCAAGCACCTGGGAGCCTTCCTGATCCGCGACAGTGAGAGTGCCCCGGGGGAGTTCTCCATCTCCGTCAA CTACGGGCAGCATGTCCAGCACTTCAAGGTGCTCAGGGAGAGGAATGGCAAATATTTCCTCTGGGAGGAAAAGTTCAACTCCCTCAACGAGCTGGTGGATTTCTACAGGACGACTACCATCGCCAAAAAGCAGCAGATCTTCCTCTGGGATGAGGACCAGACTCAGGAGGTACC GAGACCCAAATTCGTGCAAGCCCAGTTCGACTTCTCGGCCCACGATGGCTCTCAGCTGCCCTTCCTCCGCGGGGACATCATCGAGGTCCTGGACTACCCCGACCCCAACTGGTGGCAGGGGAAGATCTATGGGCGCGTCGGCCTCTTTCCCCGCAACTACGTCCACCCCATCCACAAGTGA
- the GRAP gene encoding GRB2-related adapter protein isoform X2, whose translation MESVALYSFQATEKDELPFQKGDTLKILNMEDDQNWYKAELYGCEGFVPKNYIKVKPHPWYVGRISRHLAEERLLKRKHLGAFLIRDSESAPGEFSISVNYGQHVQHFKVLRERNGKYFLWEEKFNSLNELVDFYRTTTIAKKQQIFLWDEDQTQEVRRPKFVQAQFDFSAHDGSQLPFLRGDIIEVLDYPDPNWWQGKIYGRVGLFPRNYVHPIHK comes from the exons ATGGAGTCGGTGGCACTGTACAGCTTCCAGGCGACGGAGAAGGATGAGCTGCCTTTTCAGAAAGGGGACACCCTGAAG ATCCTCAACATGGAAGATGACCAGAACTGGTACAAGGCCGAGCTGTACGGCTGCGAGGGCTTCGTCCCCAAAAACTACATCAAGGTCAAGCCACACCC GTGGTACGTGGGCAGGATCTCCCGGCACCTGGCAGAGGAGCGGCTCCTCAAGCGCAAGCACCTGGGAGCCTTCCTGATCCGCGACAGTGAGAGTGCCCCGGGGGAGTTCTCCATCTCCGTCAA CTACGGGCAGCATGTCCAGCACTTCAAGGTGCTCAGGGAGAGGAATGGCAAATATTTCCTCTGGGAGGAAAAGTTCAACTCCCTCAACGAGCTGGTGGATTTCTACAGGACGACTACCATCGCCAAAAAGCAGCAGATCTTCCTCTGGGATGAGGACCAGACTCAGGAG GTGAGGAGACCCAAATTCGTGCAAGCCCAGTTCGACTTCTCGGCCCACGATGGCTCTCAGCTGCCCTTCCTCCGCGGGGACATCATCGAGGTCCTGGACTACCCCGACCCCAACTGGTGGCAGGGGAAGATCTATGGGCGCGTCGGCCTCTTTCCCCGCAACTACGTCCACCCCATCCACAAGTGA
- the GRAP gene encoding GRB2-related adapter protein isoform X4: MESVALYSFQATEKDELPFQKGDTLKILNMEDDQNWYKAELYGCEGFVPKNYIKVKPHPYGQHVQHFKVLRERNGKYFLWEEKFNSLNELVDFYRTTTIAKKQQIFLWDEDQTQEVRRPKFVQAQFDFSAHDGSQLPFLRGDIIEVLDYPDPNWWQGKIYGRVGLFPRNYVHPIHK, from the exons ATGGAGTCGGTGGCACTGTACAGCTTCCAGGCGACGGAGAAGGATGAGCTGCCTTTTCAGAAAGGGGACACCCTGAAG ATCCTCAACATGGAAGATGACCAGAACTGGTACAAGGCCGAGCTGTACGGCTGCGAGGGCTTCGTCCCCAAAAACTACATCAAGGTCAAGCCACACCC CTACGGGCAGCATGTCCAGCACTTCAAGGTGCTCAGGGAGAGGAATGGCAAATATTTCCTCTGGGAGGAAAAGTTCAACTCCCTCAACGAGCTGGTGGATTTCTACAGGACGACTACCATCGCCAAAAAGCAGCAGATCTTCCTCTGGGATGAGGACCAGACTCAGGAG GTGAGGAGACCCAAATTCGTGCAAGCCCAGTTCGACTTCTCGGCCCACGATGGCTCTCAGCTGCCCTTCCTCCGCGGGGACATCATCGAGGTCCTGGACTACCCCGACCCCAACTGGTGGCAGGGGAAGATCTATGGGCGCGTCGGCCTCTTTCCCCGCAACTACGTCCACCCCATCCACAAGTGA
- the GRAP gene encoding GRB2-related adapter protein isoform X1, which yields MESVALYSFQATEKDELPFQKGDTLKILNMEDDQNWYKAELYGCEGFVPKNYIKVKPHPWYVGRISRHLAEERLLKRKHLGAFLIRDSESAPGEFSISVNYGQHVQHFKVLRERNGKYFLWEEKFNSLNELVDFYRTTTIAKKQQIFLWDEDQTQEVPSGDGAMGMLRRPKFVQAQFDFSAHDGSQLPFLRGDIIEVLDYPDPNWWQGKIYGRVGLFPRNYVHPIHK from the exons ATGGAGTCGGTGGCACTGTACAGCTTCCAGGCGACGGAGAAGGATGAGCTGCCTTTTCAGAAAGGGGACACCCTGAAG ATCCTCAACATGGAAGATGACCAGAACTGGTACAAGGCCGAGCTGTACGGCTGCGAGGGCTTCGTCCCCAAAAACTACATCAAGGTCAAGCCACACCC GTGGTACGTGGGCAGGATCTCCCGGCACCTGGCAGAGGAGCGGCTCCTCAAGCGCAAGCACCTGGGAGCCTTCCTGATCCGCGACAGTGAGAGTGCCCCGGGGGAGTTCTCCATCTCCGTCAA CTACGGGCAGCATGTCCAGCACTTCAAGGTGCTCAGGGAGAGGAATGGCAAATATTTCCTCTGGGAGGAAAAGTTCAACTCCCTCAACGAGCTGGTGGATTTCTACAGGACGACTACCATCGCCAAAAAGCAGCAGATCTTCCTCTGGGATGAGGACCAGACTCAGGAGGTACCGTCAGGGGATGGGGCCATGGGGATGC TGAGGAGACCCAAATTCGTGCAAGCCCAGTTCGACTTCTCGGCCCACGATGGCTCTCAGCTGCCCTTCCTCCGCGGGGACATCATCGAGGTCCTGGACTACCCCGACCCCAACTGGTGGCAGGGGAAGATCTATGGGCGCGTCGGCCTCTTTCCCCGCAACTACGTCCACCCCATCCACAAGTGA